The Saccharomyces paradoxus chromosome XV, complete sequence DNA window GCACTGTCACGACTAGCGTATTACCTCAAACACCATTAAAGGATGTAATGGGAGGTGGTGcttcaaatttcaataatatGATGCTTGAAAATCCAAACTTGTCACCTAACGACTTGAACTTAAAGTCTAGATCCACTCCATTGCCCGGAAACAATCACATTGATTCATTGAGTGTCGATCGCGAAAACGGAGTCAATGCTACACAAATCAATGAAGAGTTATACAGATTATTGGAGGACACTGAAATTTTGAACCAAGAAATTACAGAAGGCCTATTAAAGGGATTTGAAGTTCCAGATGCTGGTGTAGCTATTCAACTAAGTAAAAGAGACGTTGTTTATCCGGCTAGAATACTGATTATAGTGTTAAGTGAAATGTGGAGATTCGGGCTAACCAAGCAAAGTGAAAGTTTCCTTGCTCAAGTGTTAACCACAATTCAGAAAGTCGTCACCCAATTGAAGGGTAACGATTTAATCCCAAGCGGTGTATTCTGGTTAGCAAACGTTAGGGAGTTATACTCATTTGTGGTGTTTGCCCTGAATTCTATTCTAACTGAAGAAACcttcaaaaatggtatgACCGATGAGGAGTATAAAGAGTATGTTTCATTGGTTACAGAACTTaaggatgattttgaagcACTAAGTTATAACATATACAACATTTggctgaaaaaattgcaaaagCAGTTGCAAAAAAAGGCCATAAATGCTGTGGTCATATCCGAATCGTTACCAGGATTCAGCGCGGGAGAAACCAGTGGGtttttgaacaagattTTCGCTAATACTGAAGAATATACAATGGACGATATTTTGACCTTCTTCAACAGCATATACTGGTGCATGAAATCTTTCCATATTGAAACTGAAGTGTTCCACGCTGTAGTCACAACTTTGTTGAATTACGTGGATGCAATTTGTTTTAACGAGTTGATCATGAAACGTAATTTCTTGTCCTGGAAAAGAGGCCTTCAATTGAACTACAATGTCACTAGATTAGAGGAATGGTGCAAGACGCATGGCTTAACAGATGGTACTGAGTGCTTACAACATTTGATTCAGACCGCTAAACTACTTCAAGTCCGCAAGTATACCATCGAAGATATTGATATCTTAAGAGGAATCTGTTATTCACTGACGCCTGCACAGTTGCAAAAATTGATATCGCAATACCAGGTGGCAGATTATGAGTCTCCTATTCCACAGGAAATCTTAAGATACGTTGCTGACATTGTTAAGAAAGAAGCTGCGTTATCTACATCAGGCAATGACTCCAAGGGTCACGAGCATAGCAGTAGTATATTTATCACTCCAGAAACAGGGCCGTTCACTGACCCGTTCAGTTTGATAAAGACCAGAAAGTTTGATCAAGTAGAGGCCTATATACCAGCGTGGTTATCCTTGCCTTCGACGAAGAGAATTGTTGATCTTGTTGCCCAGCAAGTCGTTCAAGACGGCCATTAGTACTGATGGCGCGAGAAACAGAATTGTACATGAAtgctaaaaaaagaaatgacaaaaaaggaaaaaaaaaaaactacaTAGTTAATTAATAATAGAAGTATTTCTCAATAGtatgataaagaaatcGATATTATGGAAAATCTTAGGCAAGCGCTGTGTTGTTGTACACTGCACTAACTGTATTTTGCTTCTTACTGAATTTATAGGTTAtgattatattattattattactattatgactattgtatatatatattttttaagaTTAGCATCGGGAACCGATGAGCGTTAGCTGAAATGGACGACAATAGGGACGATAATTACCACAAGTAAGATAATAACGACCAAGAATAAACACATCCTCATTTTTAGATCCTTCCACCACATTTGCTTTCTGACTCTGTTGGCGCCTCTCTTGAAGCCTTGTGCGGAGATAGCCAAATTATCTGCTTTGTCCTCAATGGAGGTTAATCTTTCACCACGTTCAGCAACCTTGTTGATGTTGTCTCTCATTATTCCCACCGTATCATCGATCTCTTGTCTCAAAGCAGCAGTCTTGTTCTGGGAATTCGGGTTTGCACTTGAGGCACTCTCCTCTGGAGGTACATATGGATCGTATGGCACTGATGACGACATAATTCTGCGTTCTTAATTTGTATTTAAAGGTGTTCCGAAATGTATGCTTGATTTACAGATACTATCCGCTTAGTAGCTACTTTATACCTTGCTATAGAATGCAAACTATGTTTCAACTAatagttgaagaaaactaaCTGGCTCCCCGCTTTTGCATCTTTTGGGTGCGACAACTGGTGTTTGTTTGGTCGCGCTGCACCACTCGCGCGCTGCAAGGCCAAAATCCGAAGAATTTTGAGCCACTTTTGCGGAATGCAgcagaaagaagaaaaactgtcACGTGTATATCATGTGACTAATATCACTATGAACGCTCCGTGGAATGGAGTTTTGGGGCGAGTGAATCATTCCGTGCATTGCTTCAGCCGCACATGGTTTTGTTCCACGGACTCATAAGGGATGCGGTAGGCAGAAAAACCCTTAATTTGATACAGTACACCAATTTCGTCGACACATTTCTATTTTGTTGgattaataataatatacttGTTGTCATTAATACCAATATTGTAGCGGGGCTTCTCCGATGTAGCGAGCTTTATATAAGTATAAAAGAAGGACAGTAGTGCAAAGGGActcttatttttcttgtctcGTCCCTATGACACGACTATACAAGATATTCGGTGCTGTTATATCTCTACACTTTGTAAAAACGTTTCTGGTATAgcagaaaatatcaagcaATAGCTTCTGGCCTTATATAATTGTCAGCATGTTGCAGGCACTCTCAAGTTCAAACCCGGGCTTGAATGAAGGAAATGCTGCTTCGTCGGCCTATTCACCAAGCGAGACACAGCCGTACGAAGGCCTCGACACGGCAGCTCAGGAAGAAATAAGAGAGTTGGCAAGAACACTGACGAGCCaatcttctcttttatCCCAGGAGAAACACCTTGCCGGAACA harbors:
- the SNC2 gene encoding SNAP receptor SNC2 (Vesicle membrane receptor protein (v-SNARE)~similar to YOR327C); translation: MSSSVPYDPYVPPEESASSANPNSQNKTAALRQEIDDTVGIMRDNINKVAERGERLTSIEDKADNLAISAQGFKRGANRVRKQMWWKDLKMRMCLFLVVIILLVVIIVPIVVHFS